A genomic region of Ursus arctos isolate Adak ecotype North America unplaced genomic scaffold, UrsArc2.0 scaffold_8, whole genome shotgun sequence contains the following coding sequences:
- the GKN1 gene encoding gastrokine-1 — protein sequence MTRFSKCLAVVLGKYKYEKCSCLSSCRPSLLLHCFGEAKMKLTIVFAGLLGVFLTPAFASADISVGGNSNSGISGQQSVSVNNQHSVANVDNDNGWDSWNSIWDYHTNYAATRFFGKKKCIVHRMNKEVMPSLQTLDALVKEKKLQGEGPGGPPPKGLMYSINPKEVNDLSELGKPIASMCRGIPTYMAEEIEGASLFFAKEDCFSADVLWILNISFCGKTVES from the exons ATGACAAGGTTCAGTAAGTGCCTGGCTGTGGTG CTGGGTAAGTACAAATATGAGAAGTGTTCTTGTCTGAGTTCATGCCGGCCTTCTCTTCTACTCCATTGCTTTGGTGAAGCCAAGATGAAGCTGACA ATTGTCTTCGCTGGACTTCTTGGAGTCTTTCTGACCCCAGCCTTTGCTTCCGCT GATATCAGCGTTGGAGGTAACAGCAACAGTGGTATAAGTGGCCAGCAGTCCGTGAGTGTCAACAATCAGCATAGTGTGGCTAATGTGGACAACGACAACGGCTGGGACTCCTGGAATAGCATCTGGGACTATCATACT AACTATGCTGCAACCAGATTCTTTGGCAAGAAGAAATGCATCGTGCACAGAATGAACAAGGAAGTCATGCCCTCTCTTCAAACTCTCGATGCACTGGTTAAGGAAAAGAAG CTTCAGGGTGAAGGACCGGGAGGACCACCTCCCAAGGGCCTGATGTACTCAATCAACCCTAAAGAAGTCAATGACCTGAGCGAGTTAGGAAAACCCATTGCTAGCATGTGCAGGGGGATTCCAACGTACATGGCTGAGGAGATCGAAG GGGCAAGCCTGTTCTTTGCCAAAGAAGATTGCTTCAGTGCTGATGTATTGTGGATCCTGAACATTTCCTTCTGTGGAAAAACAgtggagagttaa